In Bosea vestrisii, the following are encoded in one genomic region:
- a CDS encoding glycosyltransferase family 4 protein yields the protein MRILMACAAFPPFIDGGGPISAMIVAKLLRAAGHDLTVVNVSGEDRHEVYEGVPVHRLRSLNIDWNYRLPRSAWKKAIWHALENFNPRAFLVMRREIRRLQPDIVLTDSIENINVATWAAAKSCGVPVAHILRSTFLLCWKGSMWRDGDNCGRACVSCQATSYGKKVNSRFVDAVIGETNFIIGRHTEHGYFPNATTHPIPGAIAPVPGALPRTAPSTHRPLRVGFIGVHDPIKGLDTLAAAAHRLAGEPVEFLIAGSGQSEYAQALPGRFPAHNTRFLGWTKPDEFLPQIDILAAPSLFREPFGRVVIEAFAHGVPVIGAKSGGIPETIQPGFNGALFEPGDDAALAEAIMAFARDRTLVATQSAGALAAAARYTPDRIAAAYGTVFDSLVGKPAEGALLQPQEARP from the coding sequence CCAAGCTGCTGCGTGCCGCCGGCCATGACCTGACCGTGGTGAACGTCTCCGGCGAGGACCGGCACGAGGTTTATGAAGGTGTGCCGGTGCATCGCCTGCGCTCGCTCAACATCGACTGGAACTACCGGCTGCCGCGATCGGCCTGGAAGAAGGCGATCTGGCATGCGCTGGAGAATTTCAACCCTCGTGCCTTCCTGGTCATGCGTCGCGAGATCAGGCGCCTTCAGCCCGACATCGTGCTGACCGACTCGATCGAGAACATCAACGTCGCGACCTGGGCCGCGGCGAAGAGCTGCGGCGTGCCGGTCGCGCATATCCTGCGCAGCACCTTCCTGCTCTGCTGGAAGGGCAGCATGTGGCGCGATGGCGACAATTGCGGCCGTGCCTGCGTGTCCTGCCAAGCGACTTCGTATGGCAAGAAAGTGAATTCGCGCTTCGTGGACGCGGTCATTGGCGAGACGAACTTCATCATCGGCCGCCATACCGAGCACGGCTATTTCCCGAACGCGACCACGCATCCGATCCCCGGCGCGATCGCGCCTGTACCCGGCGCCCTGCCTCGCACCGCACCATCCACTCATCGCCCGCTGCGCGTCGGTTTCATCGGTGTCCACGATCCGATCAAGGGCCTCGACACCCTGGCGGCGGCCGCTCACCGGCTCGCAGGCGAGCCGGTCGAATTCCTGATCGCCGGCAGTGGTCAGAGCGAGTACGCGCAGGCACTGCCCGGCCGCTTCCCTGCCCATAACACCCGCTTCCTCGGCTGGACCAAGCCGGACGAGTTCCTGCCGCAGATCGATATCCTGGCTGCCCCCTCGCTATTCCGCGAGCCCTTCGGCCGGGTGGTGATCGAGGCCTTCGCCCATGGCGTCCCGGTGATCGGCGCGAAATCCGGCGGCATCCCCGAAACGATCCAGCCCGGCTTCAATGGTGCCCTGTTTGAGCCAGGCGACGATGCCGCACTGGCGGAGGCGATCATGGCCTTTGCCCGCGACCGCACACTCGTCGCGACGCAATCGGCAGGCGCGCTCGCCGCGGCGGCCCGCTACACGCCGGATCGCATTGCCGCTGCCTATGGCACCGTCTTCGACAGCCTTGTCGGCAAACCGGCCGAAGGCGCCCTGCTGCAACCGCAGGAAGCGCGCCCATGA
- a CDS encoding lipopolysaccharide biosynthesis protein, translating into MKALLELAWTGAGRFLPAFSSRFSSTLLSFFVLLAASHFLPTQEYGLYVFLFSIGSALGLIAVLGQQILVVKHYRRTEASGHPLNQALLGVNARWLALGCFVLLAAALPLWLFAEELPSTYHYLWLAFVFAAIFALSEYLQNYFRIHGRINMSLVPREIVWRGSSILCIAAAGFGGILTGGAGAMAIITGLLAATTLYQGACFLHDEGLSWFKAKDRVPSQTHADWRRESGYFIANNVLNSASAYLETILIGALLGLNEAGFYFVALRIAMLLMLPLAAIDTVGIPMIAARFQKSDTAGAQLLIGRLSFASFCISLLGALALAVVAPFILHLFNPEFVRHADVLTALCVLSVSLSFFGPGSWLLMIGGGERFFLIARAIMFVLYLGLLYGLARVGGLMGIAIAGLIFSTASSLAAWYWIKRKWRIDNMATAFIRPFLFGGAPADEAAPLPTARATEGAGR; encoded by the coding sequence ATGAAGGCGCTGCTCGAACTGGCCTGGACCGGCGCGGGTCGCTTCCTGCCTGCCTTCTCTTCACGCTTCAGCAGCACGTTGCTGAGCTTTTTCGTGCTGCTGGCCGCGAGCCATTTCCTGCCGACGCAGGAATACGGGCTCTACGTCTTCCTGTTCTCGATCGGCAGCGCGCTCGGGCTGATCGCCGTGCTCGGCCAGCAGATCCTCGTGGTCAAGCATTATCGCCGGACCGAGGCGAGCGGCCACCCGCTCAACCAGGCGCTTCTTGGCGTCAACGCCCGCTGGCTCGCGCTCGGCTGTTTCGTGCTGCTGGCTGCGGCACTGCCGCTCTGGCTCTTCGCCGAGGAGCTGCCGTCGACCTACCATTACCTCTGGCTCGCCTTCGTCTTCGCCGCGATCTTCGCACTCAGCGAATACCTGCAGAACTATTTTCGCATCCATGGCCGCATCAACATGTCGCTGGTGCCGCGCGAGATCGTCTGGCGCGGCAGCTCGATCCTGTGCATTGCCGCCGCCGGCTTCGGCGGCATCCTGACGGGTGGCGCGGGGGCGATGGCGATCATCACCGGCCTGCTCGCCGCGACCACGCTCTATCAGGGCGCCTGCTTCCTGCACGACGAGGGGCTGAGCTGGTTCAAGGCGAAGGATCGGGTGCCATCGCAGACACATGCGGACTGGCGCCGCGAGAGCGGCTACTTCATCGCCAACAACGTCCTGAACTCGGCCTCGGCCTATCTCGAGACCATCCTGATCGGCGCCCTGCTCGGCCTGAACGAAGCCGGCTTCTATTTCGTGGCGCTGCGCATCGCCATGCTGCTGATGCTGCCGCTCGCGGCGATCGACACCGTCGGCATTCCGATGATCGCCGCCCGCTTCCAGAAATCCGATACGGCCGGCGCGCAGTTGCTGATCGGTCGGCTTTCCTTCGCGAGCTTCTGCATCTCGCTTTTGGGCGCGCTGGCGCTGGCCGTCGTCGCGCCCTTCATCCTGCATTTGTTCAATCCGGAGTTCGTCCGGCATGCCGATGTGCTGACCGCGCTCTGTGTGCTCTCGGTTTCGCTGTCCTTCTTCGGCCCCGGCTCCTGGCTGTTGATGATCGGCGGCGGCGAGCGCTTCTTCCTGATCGCGCGGGCGATCATGTTCGTGCTCTACCTTGGCCTGCTCTACGGGCTGGCGCGGGTCGGCGGGCTAATGGGCATCGCCATCGCCGGCCTGATCTTCAGCACCGCCTCGAGCCTCGCCGCCTGGTATTGGATCAAGCGGAAATGGCGCATCGACAACATGGCCACCGCCTTCATCCGGCCCTTCCTCTTCGGCGGCGCGCCCGCGGACGAGGCAGCCCCGCTGCCGACAGCCCGCGCCACTGAGGGAGCCGGCCGATGA
- a CDS encoding alpha/beta fold hydrolase, with product MTIAAAYRIDPASELSATTPSPFGMPVTFGRSVGVFHTGHAPFAVLMLGAIGYEELCLRATWRSLAQALADKGIACLRFDYPGQGDAQEAADPQGLDDWFETVRVAAELLRRSSGCERLVLLGQGLGGTLALRLAEDLAPIAATVLMAPVGNGKRYLRELSAWTRIVSDRIGIGTDPDDDTRCAVAGLRIAPSRLPAIATLGTSALTQAPSEQILLLSRPGHGGDAALAEALTGLGAAVTQCVYEGYETLTTDPTAARPPKATIAGIVDWIAERAEAAGSAPAGIGTPQLPGPAEGVLGDGFVERPIRFGPEGRLFGVLCEPLGQAAREPVIFVNAGRDYHIGWARVSVHQARAFAARGIASLRFDASSVGDSGAIADGPEEILYSQAQIDDVRLAIDAMQARGFDAPVLIGRCSGAYAAFHAAVIDARIRRLIIVNNERFVWDPDESVEDAIRYAHRSAGDLGATLARKGGLRRLLTGKLRVGPAGRYLIYRYRKRFSVKLAPVLGRLTKHGRLHHQCHRHFAVLAERKVALSLLYADGDVGLAELQTYFGEAGKGLAAYPNASLTMLADADHNFTHLAAGRRLLDALLRIVAP from the coding sequence ATGACGATCGCCGCAGCCTATCGTATCGATCCGGCCAGCGAGCTGTCGGCGACGACGCCGTCGCCCTTCGGCATGCCGGTGACCTTCGGCCGCAGCGTGGGCGTCTTCCATACCGGCCACGCCCCGTTCGCGGTGCTGATGCTCGGTGCCATCGGCTATGAGGAACTCTGCCTGCGCGCGACCTGGCGCAGCCTGGCGCAGGCGCTGGCGGACAAGGGCATCGCCTGTCTGCGCTTCGACTATCCCGGCCAGGGCGACGCCCAGGAAGCCGCCGACCCGCAAGGGCTGGACGACTGGTTCGAGACGGTCCGCGTCGCCGCGGAGCTGCTGCGCCGTTCCAGCGGCTGCGAGCGCCTTGTCCTGCTCGGCCAGGGGCTCGGCGGAACGCTGGCGCTCAGGCTCGCCGAAGATCTCGCGCCGATCGCGGCGACCGTCCTCATGGCGCCGGTCGGCAACGGCAAGCGCTATCTGCGCGAACTCTCGGCCTGGACGCGCATCGTCTCGGACCGGATCGGCATCGGCACGGACCCGGACGACGATACACGCTGCGCCGTAGCAGGCCTGCGCATCGCGCCCAGCCGCCTGCCGGCGATCGCTACGCTTGGAACAAGCGCGCTTACGCAAGCGCCGTCCGAACAGATCCTGCTCTTGTCCCGGCCCGGCCATGGCGGCGATGCGGCTCTGGCAGAGGCTCTCACCGGCCTCGGCGCTGCCGTGACGCAGTGCGTCTATGAAGGCTACGAGACGCTGACCACCGACCCGACCGCGGCCCGCCCGCCCAAGGCGACGATCGCTGGTATCGTCGACTGGATCGCGGAACGCGCCGAGGCGGCAGGCTCTGCTCCCGCAGGCATCGGGACGCCTCAGTTGCCCGGCCCGGCGGAAGGCGTGCTCGGCGACGGCTTCGTCGAGCGCCCGATCCGCTTTGGCCCCGAAGGGCGCCTCTTCGGCGTGCTCTGCGAGCCGCTCGGGCAAGCCGCGCGTGAGCCGGTGATCTTCGTCAATGCCGGCCGCGACTATCATATCGGCTGGGCCCGGGTCAGCGTGCATCAGGCGCGCGCCTTCGCGGCGCGCGGCATCGCCTCGCTGCGCTTCGACGCCAGCAGCGTCGGCGACAGCGGAGCGATTGCTGATGGGCCTGAGGAAATCCTCTATTCGCAAGCGCAGATCGACGATGTCCGCCTCGCCATCGATGCCATGCAGGCGCGCGGTTTCGACGCCCCGGTCCTGATCGGGCGCTGCAGCGGCGCCTACGCCGCCTTCCACGCGGCCGTCATCGACGCGCGCATCCGTCGCCTCATCATCGTCAACAATGAGCGCTTCGTCTGGGACCCCGACGAAAGCGTCGAGGATGCGATCCGCTATGCCCATCGCAGCGCCGGCGATCTCGGGGCGACGCTGGCCCGCAAGGGCGGTTTGCGCCGCCTGCTCACCGGAAAGCTTCGTGTCGGACCGGCCGGGCGCTATCTGATCTACCGCTATCGCAAGCGGTTTTCGGTCAAGCTCGCACCGGTGCTCGGCCGATTGACCAAGCATGGCCGGCTCCATCACCAGTGCCATCGCCATTTCGCCGTGCTGGCCGAGCGCAAGGTCGCACTATCGCTGCTCTATGCCGATGGCGATGTCGGCCTGGCCGAGCTCCAGACCTATTTCGGCGAAGCGGGCAAGGGGCTCGCCGCCTATCCGAACGCCTCGCTGACCATGCTCGCCGACGCCGACCACAACTTTACGCATCTTGCGGCCGGGCGCCGCCTGCTTGATGCGCTGCTCAGGATCGTTGCGCCGTGA
- a CDS encoding glycoside hydrolase family 5 protein — MRSLILVLAVLAALPAQAEICLRGVNLSGAEFGDLPGKVDTDYTYPSEAAIQRLGKLGMSAVRLPFRWERIQPQLKGSLEIMELAYLDQTIRRIEEAGLVPIIDLHNYGYYAKKQLGSAELPAEALADIWGKLAQHYRDRPKLVFSLMNEPYDINSANWAKIQNVAIAAIRKAGAKQLLLVTGTAFGGAHSWTSDLPVGNNGRDLLGVVDPLDRYAYDFHQYLDADYSGRAPECSAAAGALKGIDDVTAWLKTHGRRGFLGEFAASNRPECLTALRQMVTKLDASPQQWLGWTAWGAGAWWPADYIFNLDPTPAGERPQMKLLTQRFKAKKPTAICGPEAKP, encoded by the coding sequence GTGAGATCACTCATTCTCGTCCTGGCGGTGCTCGCCGCCTTGCCCGCGCAAGCCGAAATTTGCCTGCGCGGCGTCAACCTGTCAGGCGCCGAGTTCGGCGATCTGCCGGGCAAGGTCGACACCGACTATACCTATCCCAGCGAGGCGGCGATCCAGCGCCTCGGCAAGCTCGGCATGAGCGCCGTCCGCCTGCCCTTCCGCTGGGAGCGCATCCAGCCGCAGCTGAAGGGCTCGCTGGAGATCATGGAGCTTGCCTATCTCGACCAGACGATCCGCCGGATCGAGGAGGCCGGGCTCGTTCCCATCATCGACCTGCATAATTACGGCTATTACGCCAAGAAACAGCTCGGCTCGGCCGAGCTCCCAGCCGAAGCGCTGGCCGATATCTGGGGCAAGCTTGCGCAGCATTACCGCGACCGTCCCAAGCTCGTCTTCTCGCTGATGAACGAGCCCTACGACATCAACAGCGCAAACTGGGCCAAGATCCAGAACGTTGCCATCGCCGCGATCCGCAAGGCCGGCGCAAAGCAGCTTTTGCTGGTCACCGGCACCGCCTTCGGCGGCGCCCATAGCTGGACCTCCGATCTGCCCGTCGGCAACAATGGCCGCGATCTGCTCGGCGTCGTCGATCCGCTCGACCGTTACGCCTACGACTTCCATCAGTATCTCGACGCCGACTATTCCGGCCGCGCCCCGGAATGCTCGGCCGCGGCCGGTGCACTGAAGGGGATCGACGACGTCACCGCCTGGCTCAAGACACATGGCCGCCGCGGCTTCCTCGGCGAGTTCGCCGCCTCCAATCGCCCTGAATGCCTCACGGCCCTCAGGCAGATGGTGACGAAGCTCGACGCCAGCCCGCAGCAATGGCTGGGCTGGACCGCCTGGGGCGCCGGGGCCTGGTGGCCGGCGGATTACATCTTCAACCTGGATCCGACCCCGGCCGGCGAGCGCCCGCAGATGAAGCTGCTGACCCAGCGCTTCAAGGCGAAGAAGCCGACTGCCATTTGCGGCCCGGAGGCCAAACCGTGA
- a CDS encoding glycosyltransferase family 4 protein, whose amino-acid sequence MTIPFSHRSAPAVPVGTRIVHVVRQFLPNRGGLEDVVANLCRAQAALGLRPSVVTLDRLFSRPDLVMQANEIIDGIPVTRIPFRGSTRYPLAPQVFSHLRDADLVHVHAVDFFFDALALGWLLHRKPLVATTHGGFFHTGDFARLKTLWFNGPTRLSAQAYRGIAGCSTNDARMFERIAPGKVRVIENGVDLDKFAGASSPEPQRRLVSIGRFSKNKRPDRLITMMAVLAQREPGWHLDMLGVTSDWTEEALRTAIASAGMEQNVTLHLGLDDAAARQVMSRASFFVSASEFEGFGLALVEAMSAGLVPIVQPNAAFAGLASKFPVVRTVNFADSEEAAAAVEQAHADLVRFPGNTRPRLSDLASYSWNEVTRRYLEFYAAAL is encoded by the coding sequence GTGACCATCCCGTTCTCCCACCGCTCGGCGCCCGCAGTGCCGGTGGGCACGCGCATCGTCCATGTCGTGCGCCAGTTCCTGCCCAATCGCGGCGGGCTCGAGGATGTCGTCGCCAATCTCTGCCGGGCGCAAGCCGCGCTTGGCCTACGTCCGTCCGTGGTGACGCTCGATCGCCTGTTCTCGCGCCCGGACCTCGTCATGCAGGCGAACGAAATCATCGACGGCATACCCGTCACCCGTATCCCCTTCCGCGGCTCGACGCGCTATCCGCTCGCGCCGCAGGTGTTTTCGCATCTGCGTGATGCCGACCTCGTCCATGTCCACGCGGTCGACTTCTTCTTCGATGCGCTTGCCCTCGGCTGGCTGCTGCATCGCAAGCCGCTGGTCGCCACCACCCATGGCGGCTTTTTCCACACCGGCGACTTCGCCCGCCTGAAGACGCTCTGGTTCAACGGCCCGACCCGGCTCTCGGCGCAGGCCTATCGCGGCATCGCCGGCTGCAGCACGAACGACGCGCGCATGTTCGAACGGATCGCGCCCGGCAAGGTCCGGGTGATCGAGAATGGCGTCGACCTCGATAAGTTCGCCGGCGCCTCCAGCCCGGAGCCGCAGCGCCGCCTCGTCAGCATCGGGCGCTTCTCCAAGAACAAGCGCCCAGACCGGCTGATCACGATGATGGCGGTGCTGGCGCAGCGTGAACCGGGCTGGCATCTCGACATGCTCGGCGTCACCTCGGACTGGACCGAAGAGGCGCTGCGGACGGCGATCGCCAGTGCCGGCATGGAACAGAACGTGACGCTCCATCTCGGCCTGGACGACGCCGCGGCACGGCAGGTGATGAGCCGCGCCTCGTTCTTCGTCTCGGCCTCCGAATTCGAAGGCTTCGGGCTTGCTCTGGTCGAGGCGATGAGCGCCGGACTCGTGCCGATCGTGCAGCCCAATGCCGCCTTCGCAGGCCTCGCTAGCAAGTTTCCCGTCGTCCGGACCGTCAACTTCGCCGATTCGGAGGAAGCGGCGGCGGCCGTCGAGCAGGCCCATGCCGATCTCGTCCGCTTCCCCGGCAACACCCGCCCGCGCCTCTCGGACCTCGCCTCCTATTCTTGGAACGAGGTCACCCGTCGCTATCTCGAGTTCTACGCCGCGGCGCTCTGA
- a CDS encoding GntR family transcriptional regulator, whose product MSFASKGMAATAQDEAYRAILQDIRSGRYQPSERLIPETIARELAMSRMPVREAFQRLANEGLVLIRPNRGCVVSGLTIEEIYELFEIRSVLEGLAVRLAMPRFDAAALAELDDHVVRMHRAGTAGGADWLGKHQEFHAYICGLSRRPKLIAQIAALHIAVEPYMRVWLHHVAQPAHATERQDEVVEAIRTGDAEHAEAVMRDHVLRTAPRLAEFLRSRGQAAGAPASLPASTQI is encoded by the coding sequence ATGAGCTTCGCCTCGAAAGGCATGGCCGCCACCGCGCAGGACGAGGCGTATCGCGCCATCCTGCAGGACATCCGCAGCGGCCGCTATCAGCCTAGCGAACGGCTGATCCCCGAGACGATCGCGCGCGAGCTCGCGATGAGCCGCATGCCGGTGCGCGAGGCCTTCCAACGCCTCGCCAATGAGGGGCTCGTCCTCATCCGTCCCAATCGCGGCTGCGTCGTCTCCGGCCTGACCATCGAGGAGATCTACGAGCTCTTCGAGATCCGTTCGGTGCTCGAAGGGCTGGCCGTGCGCCTGGCCATGCCGCGCTTCGATGCAGCCGCGCTGGCCGAGCTCGACGATCATGTCGTCCGCATGCACCGCGCCGGCACGGCCGGCGGCGCCGACTGGCTCGGCAAGCACCAGGAATTCCACGCCTATATCTGTGGCCTGAGCCGGCGGCCCAAGCTCATCGCCCAGATCGCGGCTCTGCATATCGCCGTCGAGCCCTATATGCGCGTCTGGCTCCACCACGTCGCCCAGCCCGCTCACGCCACCGAGCGCCAGGACGAGGTCGTCGAGGCGATCAGGACCGGCGACGCCGAGCATGCCGAGGCGGTGATGCGCGATCACGTCCTGCGCACCGCGCCGCGTCTCGCCGAGTTCCTGCGCAGCCGTGGCCAGGCGGCAGGCGCTCCAGCGTCCCTGCCGGCCAGCACCCAGATCTGA
- a CDS encoding ABC transporter substrate-binding protein, producing the protein MDRRQFLKASAATVFLPAAPHLASAQDAKTLRFVPYSDVAIIDPIWTNGYSTRTHALLVWDTLYGLDDQFQPQPQMVEGHLVEDDGKRWTLTLRPGLVFHDGSKVLARDAVASIKRWGVRDTFGQALMAATDELSAPDDRTIVFRLKAPFPHLPAALARPSALVAAIMPERLAQTDPFKQIPEAIGSGPYRYVTAERIAGARHVYARHEGYVPRPSGTPSFTAGPRTPYLDRIEFVVMPDAATAVSALQTGAVDWVEQPIIDLLPLLRKDPNIVVEVRDRTGMAGQLRLNHLQPPFNNPAIRRVILKAIDQEDCMNAVCGGDPQVERGSIGFFPNNSPMASDVAAKALKGPKDFGKLKQELVAAGYKGERVVFLAAQDVPRIALVCDVAADALSKIGVNVDFVAADWGTVLQRIGNRSPVEQGGWSCYITYWSGLDLGSPATSSPLRGNGAKGSPGWPDSPQIEALRARFLTAGDPAEQKTIAREIELQAMQDVPYVPAGQYLQPVAYRKNLTGMLNGVPVFTNLRKG; encoded by the coding sequence ATGGATCGACGCCAATTCCTGAAAGCCTCTGCCGCGACGGTCTTCCTGCCGGCAGCACCGCATCTCGCCAGCGCGCAGGATGCCAAGACCCTACGCTTCGTGCCCTATTCCGACGTCGCGATCATCGATCCGATCTGGACCAACGGCTATTCGACCCGCACCCATGCGCTGCTCGTCTGGGACACGCTCTACGGGCTCGACGACCAGTTCCAGCCGCAGCCGCAAATGGTCGAGGGCCATCTCGTCGAGGATGACGGCAAGCGCTGGACGCTGACGCTGCGGCCCGGCCTCGTCTTCCATGACGGCAGCAAGGTGCTGGCGCGCGACGCCGTCGCCTCGATCAAGCGCTGGGGCGTGCGCGACACCTTCGGCCAGGCGCTGATGGCCGCGACCGACGAGCTCTCGGCGCCGGACGATCGCACCATCGTCTTCCGCCTCAAGGCGCCGTTCCCGCATCTGCCGGCAGCACTCGCCCGCCCGAGCGCCCTCGTCGCTGCGATCATGCCCGAGCGTCTCGCCCAGACCGACCCGTTCAAGCAGATTCCGGAGGCGATCGGCAGCGGCCCCTATCGCTATGTCACCGCCGAGCGCATCGCCGGCGCACGGCATGTCTATGCAAGGCACGAGGGTTACGTTCCGCGCCCGAGCGGCACGCCGAGCTTCACCGCCGGCCCGCGCACGCCCTATCTCGACCGTATCGAATTCGTCGTCATGCCCGATGCTGCGACAGCGGTTTCGGCGCTGCAGACTGGGGCGGTCGACTGGGTCGAGCAGCCGATCATCGATCTCCTGCCGCTGCTGCGGAAGGACCCGAACATCGTCGTCGAGGTCAGGGACCGGACAGGCATGGCCGGCCAGTTGCGCCTGAACCATCTGCAACCGCCCTTCAACAACCCGGCGATCCGCCGCGTCATCCTGAAAGCGATCGACCAGGAGGATTGCATGAACGCGGTCTGCGGCGGCGATCCCCAGGTCGAGCGCGGCAGCATCGGCTTCTTCCCGAACAACTCGCCGATGGCGTCCGACGTCGCGGCCAAGGCCCTGAAGGGCCCGAAGGATTTCGGCAAGCTCAAGCAGGAACTCGTTGCCGCAGGCTACAAGGGCGAGCGAGTCGTGTTCCTCGCAGCGCAGGATGTGCCGCGCATCGCCCTGGTCTGCGATGTCGCCGCCGATGCGCTGAGTAAGATCGGCGTGAATGTCGACTTCGTCGCAGCCGACTGGGGCACGGTGCTGCAGCGCATCGGCAATCGCAGCCCGGTCGAGCAAGGCGGCTGGAGCTGCTACATCACTTACTGGTCCGGGCTCGATCTCGGCTCGCCGGCGACGAGTTCGCCCTTACGCGGCAACGGCGCCAAGGGCAGCCCGGGCTGGCCCGACAGCCCGCAGATCGAGGCGCTGCGCGCCCGCTTCCTGACCGCCGGCGATCCGGCCGAGCAGAAAACGATCGCCCGCGAGATCGAGCTGCAGGCGATGCAGGATGTGCCTTACGTCCCGGCCGGCCAGTATTTGCAGCCGGTCGCCTACCGCAAGAACCTGACGGGCATGCTCAACGGCGTCCCTGTCTTCACCAATCTCCGCAAGGGCTGA
- a CDS encoding gamma-glutamyltransferase family protein gives MRDLELPGRSLAISRNAMAATSHPASTLAALDIMKAGGTAIDAAIAACAVQCVVEAGSTGVGGDCFVLYAPGGSTDVIAYNGSGRAPAAATLDWYEKAGIATLERHSPHVVTVPGAIDAWTRLNKDHGRLPLAEIFAPAIAYARDGYALTPRVAYDLAAQRDLLIQDANAAATFLVDRQAPPAGTVQRQPALAETFEAIGREGRDAFYRGDVAREMVDYLKAAGGLHTLDDFAGAEGEYVAPISASFRGRTVYECPPNGQGVIALLIMKILERFQPKGGPLAVENLHIELEATRLAYAARDRFLADPSKAQVPVEHLLSDKLADELAGLIDPDRALDPLPVIPGGAEHKDTVYISVVDKDRNAVSFINSIFSPYGSGLMTKKSGVLFHNRGQSFVLKQGHPNAIAPRKRPIHTIIPGMLAENGRVVMPFGVMGGHYQAMGHAHFLAKLFDHGLDLQEAIDLPRLFPLPGTNTVETESRLRDSVAAALTARGFDVQPPKSPMGGAQAIWIDWEKGTLIGGSDPRKDGCALGY, from the coding sequence ATGCGTGACCTCGAGCTCCCCGGGCGTTCCCTCGCCATCAGCCGCAATGCGATGGCCGCGACCTCGCATCCCGCCTCGACGCTTGCCGCGCTCGACATCATGAAGGCCGGCGGCACTGCCATCGACGCTGCCATCGCCGCCTGCGCCGTGCAATGCGTGGTCGAGGCCGGCTCGACCGGCGTCGGCGGCGACTGCTTCGTGCTCTATGCGCCCGGCGGCTCGACCGACGTCATCGCCTATAACGGCTCGGGCCGCGCACCCGCCGCCGCGACGCTGGATTGGTACGAGAAAGCCGGCATCGCCACGCTGGAGCGGCATTCGCCGCATGTCGTCACCGTGCCGGGCGCGATCGACGCCTGGACCCGGCTCAACAAGGACCATGGCCGTCTGCCGCTCGCCGAAATCTTCGCACCGGCGATCGCCTATGCCCGCGACGGTTACGCGCTGACGCCGCGCGTTGCCTACGATCTCGCCGCCCAGCGCGACCTGCTGATCCAGGACGCCAACGCCGCCGCGACCTTCTTGGTCGACAGGCAGGCACCGCCGGCCGGCACCGTGCAGCGGCAGCCGGCCCTGGCCGAGACCTTTGAGGCGATCGGCCGCGAGGGCCGCGACGCCTTCTATCGCGGCGATGTCGCCCGGGAGATGGTCGATTATCTCAAGGCTGCCGGCGGCTTGCATACGCTCGATGATTTCGCCGGCGCCGAAGGCGAATACGTCGCGCCGATCAGCGCCAGCTTCCGTGGCCGCACGGTCTATGAATGCCCGCCCAATGGGCAGGGCGTGATCGCGCTGCTGATCATGAAGATCCTCGAACGCTTCCAGCCCAAGGGCGGCCCGCTCGCGGTCGAAAACCTGCATATCGAGCTGGAGGCGACCCGCCTCGCCTACGCTGCCCGCGACCGTTTCCTCGCCGATCCCAGCAAGGCGCAGGTGCCGGTCGAGCATCTGCTATCCGACAAGCTCGCCGACGAGCTCGCCGGCCTGATCGATCCCGACCGCGCGCTCGATCCGCTACCCGTCATCCCCGGCGGCGCCGAGCACAAGGACACGGTCTACATCAGCGTCGTCGACAAGGACCGCAACGCGGTCTCCTTCATCAACTCGATCTTCTCGCCCTATGGCAGCGGGCTGATGACGAAGAAATCCGGCGTGCTCTTCCACAATCGCGGCCAGAGCTTCGTGCTGAAGCAGGGTCACCCCAACGCGATCGCCCCGCGCAAGCGGCCGATACACACCATCATCCCCGGCATGCTCGCCGAGAACGGCCGCGTCGTCATGCCTTTCGGCGTGATGGGCGGGCACTACCAGGCGATGGGCCACGCCCATTTCCTGGCCAAGCTCTTCGACCACGGCCTCGATTTGCAGGAAGCGATTGACCTGCCACGCCTCTTCCCGCTGCCCGGCACGAACACGGTCGAGACCGAAAGCCGCCTGCGCGACAGCGTCGCCGCGGCGCTCACAGCCCGCGGATTCGACGTGCAGCCGCCGAAATCGCCGATGGGCGGCGCCCAGGCGATCTGGATCGACTGGGAGAAGGGCACGCTGATCGGCGGCTCCGACCCGCGCAAGGACGGCTGCGCCCTCGGCTACTGA